The Candidatus Eremiobacteraceae bacterium region CGCATCGTCGAGCACATCGCTCGCGATCTCGAGATCGAATACGGTTTCGTCGCTACAGAGATTGAATGGGCGCATGACGGAGTGGCGATCCGCGATGGCAGTGGACGCGAACGCGTCGCGCGGGCCGCTATCTCGACGCTGCCTGCGGGCGTCTTGCAATCCGGGGCGGTCCGCTTCAAACCCGAGCTTCCCGAAAGCAAACGCGAGGCGCTGCGTGCGATGGTCAGTGGTCCGGTCTTGAAGGTCATCATGCGTTTTGAGGAGCCGTTTTGGCCGCGACGCTTGGCTGCGGTGATCTCGAGCGCGGGGCCAGTCGCGCTCTATTGGAACGTATTCTATAAGGCGAAGTCAGAGGCGCCGGTCCTGACAGCATATTGCGTCGGCGAGCGCGCCGCGACGCTGGCTCGAATGAGTGAAGAAGAAGCTCTCGCGCGGATCATCGGAGATCTGTGCCGCCATTTCCCGAAGGCCAGGCCGAAACTCGCAGGCTCGCGACTGATCGATTGGAGCGCCGACCCGCTGTCGTGCGGCGGCTATACGCTGTTGCGTCCGGGTGGGGCTGGAGCGCGCGCGCGCTTAGCGACAGCGGACACGGGCGCGTTATTCTGGGCGGGTTCCGAAACCGCGACGCAACCGATCGCCGCCACGGTCGCGGGAGCGTACACCACTGGTCTACGCGCTGCGCTAGAAGTCGCGCTAACCACCTCTTAATCAGCGCGCGGTATAATTGAACCGCTTGCTGACAGCAAGGCCACGGCCCGCCTTCTGCACGGCGCATCCGACAGTGCGATTCTTGACCGGGCA contains the following coding sequences:
- a CDS encoding FAD-dependent oxidoreductase — translated: MTRPYASGSSSSHTCDVLVIGAGMAGVTAARALVREGLRVRVLEARQRIGGRIHTLRDLCDAPVEAGAELIHGQGAQTWPEVRAAGLTVRPNSHAVSALMVDLGHGTQWLARALLHPETWQSFTILRRLARREPRDMAAAEFIERGGYRGRARSLAEMVFTTHLPGSTHEIGIHGLLDDGVLELETSGDYRVNEGYDRIVEHIARDLEIEYGFVATEIEWAHDGVAIRDGSGRERVARAAISTLPAGVLQSGAVRFKPELPESKREALRAMVSGPVLKVIMRFEEPFWPRRLAAVISSAGPVALYWNVFYKAKSEAPVLTAYCVGERAATLARMSEEEALARIIGDLCRHFPKARPKLAGSRLIDWSADPLSCGGYTLLRPGGAGARARLATADTGALFWAGSETATQPIAATVAGAYTTGLRAALEVALTTS